A window of the Bacillus carboniphilus genome harbors these coding sequences:
- the opp4B gene encoding oligopeptide ABC transporter permease, with protein sequence MIKYTLRRILGMIPMLFLISIVVFTLAKLMPGDSLSGEIDPTNTDPEYIEMMREKLGYNDPLPQQYFNWITGILQGEFGKSTRYKMPAEELILERLPNTIFLGFSSLIITYVMAFAMGIYAGRKPYTLGDNLIAGYNYLGFAIPSFVAAVFSIYIFSFGLGWFPSNGSVDIQLEKGTLDYFISRLHHVILPALCLGMLSTASYTQFLRNDIIENSRKDFVRTARAKGTKESKIYNVHILRNSIIPLVTFLGFDLVSLVGGAIITETIFTYPGIGQLFLNSVTNRDYSVLMVLTLMFTFLVLIGNLLADLLYGIVDPRIRIE encoded by the coding sequence ATGATTAAGTACACACTACGAAGAATACTTGGAATGATTCCAATGCTTTTCCTTATCTCCATTGTAGTGTTTACCCTGGCTAAGTTAATGCCAGGGGATTCACTCAGTGGGGAAATAGATCCTACTAACACGGATCCCGAATACATCGAAATGATGAGGGAGAAGCTTGGATATAATGACCCGTTACCACAGCAATATTTCAACTGGATTACAGGAATCCTACAAGGTGAATTTGGGAAATCAACACGATACAAAATGCCTGCAGAAGAACTAATCTTAGAACGATTACCTAATACGATATTTTTAGGTTTCTCTTCATTAATAATCACCTACGTCATGGCATTTGCTATGGGCATTTACGCAGGACGAAAACCGTATACACTTGGAGATAACCTCATTGCAGGGTATAACTATCTCGGGTTTGCGATACCATCTTTCGTTGCTGCTGTTTTTTCAATCTATATTTTTTCATTTGGATTGGGATGGTTCCCTTCAAACGGATCAGTAGATATTCAATTAGAAAAAGGCACATTAGATTACTTTATTAGTAGATTACATCACGTAATTCTACCTGCACTATGTTTAGGGATGCTTAGTACAGCATCATATACACAGTTTTTACGAAATGACATCATTGAGAATAGTAGAAAAGACTTTGTACGTACTGCACGTGCAAAAGGTACGAAAGAATCTAAAATTTATAATGTACACATCTTAAGAAATTCAATTATTCCATTAGTAACTTTCTTAGGATTTGACCTTGTTTCATTAGTAGGTGGAGCAATTATCACAGAGACAATCTTCACTTATCCTGGAATTGGTCAGTTATTTCTAAATTCGGTAACAAACCGTGACTATTCAGTATTAATGGTATTAACATTAATGTTCACTTTCCTAGTATTGATTGGTAACTTGCTTGCTGACTTACTATATGGAATTGTGGATCCACGGATTCGGATAGAGTAG
- a CDS encoding peptide ABC transporter substrate-binding protein has translation MNSFLAILLTISVLLSGCYGGEGGEGGGEGKDAAQVLKITETAEIPTMDSVMAEDEVGFNIMNQVFEGLMRLNKENEPEPAVAEDYEANEDETEYTFTLREDAKWSNGDQVKAQDFVFAWRKAVDPQTGSQYGPYMMNGVIKNATQVSEGNLPPEELGVRAEDDKTLIVTLEKQVPYFISLMTFPTFYPQNEAFVKEKGDQYALNSDNLVYNGPFSLAKWNGTGQTWQFVKNEEYWDKDAVNLERIEVTVTKDSQSRVNYYEAGDLDISGELSSDYVTKYKEDPNFVSYLEPTIFWLKLNQEREPFQNENIRRAIAQAIDKDALANDLLKNGSIGANYAVPKDFVSHPDSGEDFREANGDMLEYNPEEAKSLWETGLSELGVSELTLDILGGDTDNAKRMDEFLKNQLEKNLPGLTITLTEVPFSVRLQRDSSLDYDIQVAGWGPDYQDPMTFSDLWVTGGGNNNMAYSNSEYDRLISEAQNELSDNPAERFEALQEAERILLEEDAAIAPLYQEGKSLLVKDYVKGLVTHPFGPSYSYKWVSIEK, from the coding sequence ATGAACTCTTTTTTAGCCATTTTACTTACAATTAGTGTTTTATTATCGGGATGTTATGGCGGAGAAGGCGGTGAAGGTGGAGGAGAAGGAAAAGATGCCGCACAAGTTCTAAAAATCACTGAGACTGCAGAAATTCCGACAATGGACAGTGTGATGGCGGAAGATGAAGTTGGATTTAACATTATGAACCAAGTATTTGAAGGCTTAATGAGATTAAATAAGGAAAACGAACCAGAACCAGCAGTGGCAGAGGATTATGAGGCTAATGAGGATGAAACGGAATACACGTTTACACTCCGAGAAGATGCAAAATGGTCGAATGGGGACCAAGTAAAGGCTCAAGATTTTGTATTTGCTTGGAGAAAAGCAGTTGACCCACAAACTGGTTCTCAATATGGACCTTACATGATGAATGGAGTTATTAAAAATGCTACACAGGTTTCTGAAGGTAATTTACCACCAGAGGAATTAGGTGTGAGAGCTGAGGATGATAAAACGTTAATAGTTACATTAGAAAAACAGGTACCATACTTTATCTCGTTAATGACGTTCCCAACATTTTACCCACAGAATGAAGCTTTTGTGAAGGAAAAGGGAGACCAATACGCACTTAATAGTGACAACCTTGTATATAATGGTCCGTTTAGTCTTGCGAAATGGAATGGAACCGGCCAAACCTGGCAGTTCGTAAAGAATGAAGAATATTGGGACAAGGATGCCGTTAACCTTGAAAGAATAGAAGTAACCGTAACGAAAGATTCACAATCACGTGTGAACTATTATGAAGCAGGCGATTTAGATATTTCAGGAGAGCTTTCTTCTGATTATGTAACTAAATACAAAGAAGATCCAAACTTTGTGAGTTATCTGGAACCAACTATCTTTTGGCTGAAGTTGAACCAAGAGAGAGAACCGTTCCAAAATGAAAATATAAGAAGAGCGATTGCACAGGCGATAGATAAAGATGCACTAGCCAATGATTTATTGAAGAACGGATCAATTGGTGCAAATTATGCTGTTCCAAAGGACTTTGTCAGTCACCCTGATTCAGGTGAAGACTTCAGAGAAGCTAACGGAGATATGCTTGAATATAACCCAGAAGAAGCAAAATCATTATGGGAAACAGGATTATCCGAACTTGGTGTATCTGAGCTCACCCTAGATATTCTAGGAGGAGATACCGATAACGCAAAACGTATGGATGAATTTTTAAAGAATCAATTAGAGAAAAATCTACCTGGGCTTACCATTACGCTAACAGAAGTTCCTTTCAGTGTAAGACTTCAAAGAGATTCATCTCTTGATTATGATATTCAGGTCGCAGGTTGGGGCCCAGACTACCAAGATCCTATGACATTTTCTGACCTCTGGGTGACAGGTGGAGGAAATAACAATATGGCCTATTCAAACTCAGAATATGACCGATTGATTAGCGAAGCACAAAACGAATTATCGGACAACCCTGCTGAACGCTTCGAAGCTTTACAGGAAGCAGAACGAATTTTATTAGAAGAAGATGCAGCCATTGCTCCACTTTATCAAGAAGGTAAGTCGCTTCTTGTTAAGGATTATGTAAAAGGTCTCGTTACGCATCCGTTTGGTCCTTCCTATAGCTATAAATGGGTTTCAATCGAGAAATAA
- a CDS encoding dipeptide ABC transporter ATP-binding protein: protein MSTLEKDLNQKENLLEVQNLKTHYPIKGGFFRRTVATVKAVDDISFEIKKGETLGLVGESGCGKSTAGRTILRLLKPTDGKIIFDGDDITNLSGTKLREARKDFQMVFQDPYASLNPTQMVGDIIAEPILNYTRRNKAELKKEVMELLEKVGLPEDAYYKYPHEFSGGQRQRIGIARALALRPKLIIADEPVSALDVSVQSQVLNLLKELQDEFDLTFLFIAHDLSVVKHMSDRIGVMYLGNMVELADKKSLYDEPLHPYTQALISAIPEPDPRKKKERIILQGDVPNPTNPPTGCPFHTRCPMAKEECSKVKPTLKEVKPGHKVACILYD, encoded by the coding sequence ATGAGCACCTTAGAAAAAGATTTGAATCAAAAGGAGAACTTACTAGAAGTTCAAAACCTGAAAACTCACTATCCAATCAAGGGTGGGTTCTTTAGAAGAACTGTCGCTACTGTTAAGGCTGTTGATGACATCTCCTTTGAAATAAAAAAAGGTGAAACATTAGGTCTTGTAGGTGAGTCTGGTTGTGGTAAATCAACAGCTGGCCGAACTATATTAAGACTATTAAAGCCGACAGATGGAAAAATCATTTTCGATGGTGATGATATTACTAATTTATCAGGGACGAAATTACGAGAAGCAAGAAAAGATTTTCAAATGGTATTCCAAGATCCTTACGCTTCACTTAACCCTACACAAATGGTAGGAGATATCATTGCTGAACCAATTTTGAATTATACAAGACGAAATAAGGCAGAACTAAAGAAAGAAGTAATGGAACTTCTTGAAAAAGTAGGTCTACCTGAAGATGCTTACTACAAGTATCCTCATGAATTTTCTGGTGGACAACGTCAGCGTATCGGTATTGCAAGAGCATTAGCTTTAAGGCCGAAGCTCATTATTGCGGACGAGCCTGTATCAGCACTTGACGTTTCTGTACAATCACAAGTTTTGAACCTACTAAAAGAGCTACAAGATGAATTTGATTTAACTTTCTTATTCATTGCCCACGATTTAAGTGTAGTAAAACACATGAGTGATCGTATCGGTGTTATGTACTTAGGGAATATGGTTGAACTTGCAGACAAGAAGAGCCTATATGATGAACCACTTCATCCGTATACACAAGCTCTAATTTCAGCCATCCCTGAGCCAGACCCAAGAAAGAAGAAAGAAAGAATCATACTTCAAGGTGATGTACCGAATCCAACGAACCCACCTACTGGATGTCCGTTCCACACAAGATGTCCAATGGCTAAAGAGGAGTGTTCGAAAGTTAAACCAACCTTGAAGGAGGTGAAGCCTGGACATAAGGTAGCATGTATTCTTTATGATTGA
- the opp4A gene encoding oligopeptide ABC transporter substrate-binding protein produces the protein MNFKKSSFLLMVMMLVLSLFLAACSGGDDDSKPADDSNTQDENNEGSDEGTSNGPVEGGTLTYAMEGEFEGLLDFAFYGIASDAEILAFINEGMYSYDENLQPIPWLADWTVSEDNKTYTFTLVQDDIKWHNGETLTMEDWVFALETLAHPDYTGPRYVNVQDVVGAEEFHAGEADSISGLVLSEDKQSLEVTFKEAAINNLTNLWSYPMAKSAYDGIAVADMQESAPVRKNPVGVGPFKVKNILPGESVEMVKHEDYWRGAPHLDSVIVKVIDSALTVGELETGNIHMTAFHPSILDQVKALDNVEIIEVPGLSYYYVGFKLGKWDGSKNVMDPNSKYANKQLRQAMLYAINRQEWVDAFFSGLGGPVNTPSPSAHWITASDDELPNNYTFDPAKAEELLDEAGYVDVDGDGFREDPNGDQFVINFGHYDTGNPTFEARARAITQYWHDVGLNAELVMTEVNLYYDMIEKDDPTIEVFYGGWGTGADPDPSALWAEDALWNYPRWVNEDADQLLADALNMDLLKDADGNIDNDKRKEIYVQWQSIVNEELPLLPIMELTDAWAVNSNVKGITFGVNGTNPANEWWIEE, from the coding sequence ATGAACTTCAAAAAGTCATCATTTTTATTGATGGTCATGATGCTAGTTCTTTCATTGTTCCTAGCTGCTTGTAGCGGTGGCGACGATGATTCAAAACCAGCAGATGATTCAAACACACAAGATGAAAACAACGAGGGTTCTGATGAAGGAACTTCTAATGGTCCTGTAGAGGGCGGAACACTTACTTATGCAATGGAAGGTGAATTCGAAGGTCTTTTAGACTTTGCATTCTACGGAATCGCTTCTGATGCAGAAATCTTAGCTTTCATTAACGAAGGTATGTACTCTTATGATGAAAACCTTCAACCAATTCCTTGGTTAGCTGATTGGACAGTGTCTGAAGATAACAAAACTTATACTTTCACACTAGTTCAAGATGATATTAAATGGCACAATGGTGAAACTTTAACAATGGAAGATTGGGTGTTTGCATTAGAAACTCTTGCACATCCTGACTATACTGGTCCACGTTACGTTAACGTTCAAGACGTAGTGGGTGCTGAAGAGTTCCACGCTGGAGAAGCTGACAGCATTTCTGGTTTAGTTCTTTCTGAAGACAAGCAATCTCTTGAAGTTACATTCAAAGAAGCTGCAATCAACAACTTAACAAACCTTTGGTCTTACCCAATGGCTAAATCAGCATACGATGGTATTGCTGTAGCAGATATGCAAGAATCTGCACCAGTTCGTAAAAACCCAGTTGGTGTTGGTCCTTTTAAAGTGAAAAACATCCTACCTGGTGAGTCTGTTGAAATGGTTAAACACGAAGACTACTGGAGAGGTGCTCCACACCTTGATAGTGTTATCGTAAAAGTAATCGATAGTGCATTAACAGTTGGGGAATTAGAAACTGGAAACATTCATATGACTGCTTTCCACCCATCTATCCTTGATCAAGTTAAAGCATTAGATAACGTTGAGATCATTGAAGTTCCTGGTCTATCTTACTACTATGTTGGTTTCAAACTTGGTAAGTGGGATGGAAGCAAAAACGTTATGGATCCAAACAGCAAGTATGCTAACAAGCAATTACGTCAAGCAATGCTATATGCAATCAACCGTCAAGAATGGGTAGACGCATTCTTCAGTGGTTTAGGTGGTCCTGTAAATACTCCAAGTCCATCTGCTCACTGGATTACTGCTTCTGACGATGAGCTACCAAACAACTACACATTTGATCCAGCAAAAGCTGAAGAACTTCTTGATGAAGCTGGTTATGTAGATGTTGATGGTGATGGTTTCCGTGAAGATCCAAATGGGGATCAATTCGTAATCAACTTTGGTCACTATGACACTGGTAACCCAACTTTCGAAGCACGTGCTAGAGCAATTACTCAATACTGGCATGATGTTGGTCTAAACGCTGAGTTAGTTATGACAGAAGTAAACCTTTACTATGATATGATCGAAAAAGATGATCCTACAATCGAAGTATTCTACGGCGGTTGGGGAACTGGTGCTGACCCAGATCCATCTGCACTATGGGCTGAAGATGCACTTTGGAACTACCCACGTTGGGTAAATGAAGATGCAGATCAACTTTTAGCAGATGCATTAAACATGGATCTTCTAAAAGATGCTGATGGAAACATCGATAACGACAAGCGTAAAGAAATTTATGTACAATGGCAATCAATTGTAAACGAAGAACTACCTTTACTTCCAATTATGGAACTTACTGATGCATGGGCTGTAAACTCTAATGTTAAAGGTATTACTTTTGGCGTTAACGGTACAAACCCAGCAAACGAGTGGTGGATCGAGGAGTAA
- the trpS gene encoding tryptophan--tRNA ligase, with the protein MKRIFSGIQPSGTITLGNYIGAMKQFVELQNDYDCFFCIVDQHAITVPQDRLQLRKNIKSLAAMYIAVGIDPKKATIFIQSEVPAHAQAGWMLQCVSYIGELERMTQFKDKSQGKEAVVAGLLTYPPLMAGDILLYNTDIVPVGEDQKQHLELTRDLAERFNKKYNDIFTIPEVRITKVGARVMSLQDPLKKMSKSDPNQKAFISLLDEPKQIEKKIKSAVTDSEGIVEYDKENKPGISNLLSIYSIFSGETIDEIVQKYEGKGYGDFKGDLAQVVVDALTPIQQRYYELIDSEELDQILDEGAQKANAIASKMAKKMENAMGLGRKRK; encoded by the coding sequence ATGAAACGCATATTCTCTGGTATTCAACCAAGTGGAACGATTACACTTGGAAACTACATCGGTGCAATGAAGCAATTTGTTGAACTACAAAACGACTACGATTGTTTCTTTTGTATCGTAGATCAACATGCTATTACCGTTCCACAAGACAGATTACAATTAAGAAAAAATATCAAAAGCCTAGCAGCTATGTATATTGCTGTAGGTATTGACCCGAAAAAAGCGACTATCTTTATTCAATCTGAAGTTCCAGCGCATGCCCAGGCAGGCTGGATGCTACAATGTGTTTCCTATATTGGAGAGCTTGAAAGAATGACGCAATTCAAAGATAAATCACAGGGAAAAGAAGCTGTAGTTGCAGGCTTGCTTACCTATCCTCCATTGATGGCTGGAGATATTCTTCTTTATAACACTGATATTGTTCCTGTAGGCGAAGATCAAAAGCAACATCTAGAATTGACTAGAGATTTAGCTGAACGATTCAATAAGAAGTACAATGATATCTTTACAATTCCAGAAGTGAGAATCACAAAAGTTGGAGCAAGAGTTATGTCTCTTCAAGACCCATTGAAAAAAATGAGTAAATCTGACCCTAACCAAAAAGCATTTATCTCTTTACTGGATGAACCCAAACAAATCGAAAAGAAAATTAAAAGTGCTGTTACGGATTCAGAGGGGATTGTGGAATACGACAAAGAAAATAAGCCAGGTATCTCAAACCTTCTTTCTATTTATTCCATTTTCTCTGGGGAAACGATTGATGAAATTGTTCAAAAGTATGAAGGAAAAGGCTACGGTGATTTTAAAGGAGATTTAGCTCAAGTTGTGGTGGATGCTTTGACACCAATTCAACAACGCTATTATGAACTAATTGATTCTGAAGAATTAGATCAAATTTTAGATGAAGGCGCTCAAAAGGCGAATGCTATTGCTAGTAAGATGGCTAAGAAGATGGAAAATGCCATGGGTCTTGGGCGTAAGCGTAAGTAA
- the opp4C gene encoding oligopeptide ABC transporter permease codes for MEPQLEKSTATQVKPPKSMSPFAIARRKFLRNKLAMISVCFLIFVSVISFLAPYITTADVERVNIGSMSLEPSSEHWLGTDKNGRDVFTRLLYGGRVSLLVGISCTLIVITIGTIIGSIAGYFGGAVDNLLMRFTDFVLNFPFLVFVIVLNTILFGIISGVWVLILVIGFLSWGGVARIVRSKILAEKENEYILAAVSIGCKPSKVIVKHLLPNVLSTIIVQATLLFAGMIVAEAGLSYLGFGVPSSTPSWGNMLAFANEPDVLKDKLWMWAPPALAIVFTILSINFVGEGLKDAFNPKSNR; via the coding sequence ATGGAACCTCAATTAGAAAAATCAACGGCAACCCAAGTTAAACCACCGAAAAGCATGTCTCCTTTCGCCATTGCCCGTCGTAAGTTTTTACGTAATAAACTAGCAATGATTAGTGTCTGCTTTTTGATTTTTGTATCTGTGATTTCTTTTTTAGCCCCATATATTACAACGGCTGACGTTGAACGTGTAAATATCGGATCCATGTCATTAGAGCCTTCTAGCGAACACTGGCTAGGTACTGATAAAAATGGACGAGATGTATTTACTAGATTACTATATGGTGGTCGAGTTTCACTACTTGTAGGTATTTCATGTACGTTAATTGTAATCACAATCGGAACAATTATCGGGTCAATTGCTGGTTATTTTGGCGGAGCGGTAGACAACTTGTTAATGCGCTTTACTGACTTCGTATTGAACTTCCCATTCTTAGTATTCGTAATTGTACTAAATACAATCCTTTTTGGAATAATTAGTGGTGTATGGGTTCTTATCCTTGTTATCGGATTCCTATCATGGGGTGGAGTTGCGAGGATTGTACGAAGTAAAATTCTCGCTGAGAAAGAAAATGAGTACATTTTAGCTGCAGTATCAATTGGTTGTAAACCATCAAAAGTTATCGTAAAACACTTATTACCAAACGTTCTTTCAACAATCATTGTACAAGCTACTCTACTATTTGCTGGTATGATTGTAGCTGAAGCTGGTCTGAGTTATCTCGGATTCGGTGTACCATCATCTACTCCAAGTTGGGGTAACATGTTGGCATTTGCGAATGAACCAGATGTGTTAAAAGATAAACTTTGGATGTGGGCACCTCCTGCACTAGCTATTGTATTCACAATCCTTTCTATCAACTTCGTTGGTGAAGGTTTAAAAGACGCATTTAACCCTAAATCTAATCGTTAA
- a CDS encoding DUF3899 domain-containing protein has protein sequence MNFWVKVFTVFFLTQLTVLIVTFLANDQNGWTNFVDHNFYIGLFLLMIGLLIMITKKGFFNVVTEGIRKVFFKNQIEQDPDEYRPLSTLMNISYGWMIGSGMLLIAISLFSYFFTFSY, from the coding sequence ATGAATTTTTGGGTAAAGGTGTTTACGGTATTTTTCTTAACTCAGCTAACCGTTTTGATCGTTACCTTCTTAGCTAACGACCAGAATGGATGGACTAATTTTGTAGACCATAACTTTTACATTGGGCTCTTTTTGTTAATGATCGGACTTTTGATTATGATTACGAAAAAAGGTTTCTTCAATGTAGTAACGGAAGGAATTCGGAAGGTTTTCTTTAAAAATCAGATTGAACAGGACCCTGATGAGTACCGACCGTTATCAACACTAATGAATATATCGTACGGTTGGATGATTGGAAGTGGAATGTTACTCATTGCCATATCCCTATTTTCCTATTTTTTTACGTTTTCCTATTGA
- a CDS encoding YjbA family protein codes for MLYLHDVWVNWFEGEENGYNVCHFHEWRKDDSVELLDQVPLLKVTPEIFSYIENDLAELPKQLLEDVYQKAYLRKNHERIQVDYCFIITDGIGIMAVDTIGYKIPVRKSRLIPRQEQLVYDMVENQDPIHFELPETKIHKEYHILSPSPMDMNGLTRKERQLKQLLLMAMDQLNTSKNAAEVRYWLTEWNPENYLQNQGLSFDDAWYKLYEEVKNGWSDKHKVLCENMIKGQPFFEKLWEIENGSKVN; via the coding sequence ATGTTATATCTCCACGACGTTTGGGTGAATTGGTTTGAAGGTGAAGAGAATGGATACAATGTCTGTCATTTTCATGAATGGAGGAAAGACGACAGTGTTGAACTGTTAGATCAGGTTCCATTACTAAAAGTAACACCTGAGATTTTTTCCTATATTGAAAACGATTTAGCTGAACTTCCCAAGCAGCTATTAGAAGACGTGTATCAAAAAGCATACTTAAGGAAGAATCATGAAAGAATTCAAGTAGATTATTGTTTTATTATTACAGATGGAATAGGGATTATGGCTGTTGATACAATCGGGTATAAGATACCTGTACGTAAAAGTCGGCTGATACCTCGTCAAGAACAGCTTGTGTATGACATGGTGGAAAACCAAGATCCTATTCATTTTGAACTACCTGAGACCAAAATACATAAAGAGTACCATATTCTCTCGCCGTCTCCGATGGATATGAATGGTTTGACCCGTAAAGAAAGACAATTGAAGCAGCTTCTTCTAATGGCAATGGACCAATTGAATACTTCCAAAAATGCTGCTGAAGTGCGCTATTGGCTGACAGAGTGGAATCCGGAGAATTATTTACAAAATCAAGGCCTAAGCTTTGATGACGCATGGTATAAGTTATACGAAGAAGTTAAAAATGGATGGTCGGACAAGCATAAAGTGTTATGTGAAAACATGATTAAAGGACAACCGTTCTTTGAGAAACTGTGGGAAATTGAAAATGGTTCTAAAGTAAATTAA
- a CDS encoding DUF2268 domain-containing protein, producing MTVINTYKWFLNKPYNVDTVIENVKKHWRNKEESYNSENELKQILLDHGLNFREDSGKKIMKRLQEIKVWSLIKKYCLKYRRIWHGPDVPIFILPIDTNNRQLMKDTNGKSGVAFPAALFLFLSDIPTEKEIEALFVHEYHHVSRFHALKKKSYMTLLDSIVMEGLAEHAVLEYCGENYITKCNKIYSEEQLKNWWKRWFYPNLSTRREKKLHDSLMYGRKMFPFMVGYSVGFFLISEFRKKENFSTKTFIGEPAETFLSYIDEIS from the coding sequence ATGACAGTAATTAACACTTACAAATGGTTTTTAAACAAACCCTACAATGTCGACACAGTTATAGAGAATGTAAAGAAACACTGGCGAAATAAAGAAGAAAGCTACAATTCAGAGAACGAGTTAAAACAAATCCTATTGGATCATGGTTTGAATTTCCGAGAAGATTCAGGAAAAAAAATAATGAAAAGGTTGCAAGAAATAAAAGTTTGGAGTTTAATAAAAAAGTATTGTTTAAAATACAGAAGAATTTGGCATGGGCCAGATGTCCCGATTTTTATCCTTCCTATCGATACAAACAACAGACAGCTAATGAAGGATACAAACGGAAAGTCGGGCGTTGCATTCCCTGCCGCACTATTCTTATTCCTTTCAGACATTCCAACCGAAAAAGAAATAGAAGCTCTATTCGTGCATGAATATCATCATGTATCGAGATTCCATGCGTTAAAGAAAAAGAGCTATATGACTTTACTAGATTCCATTGTGATGGAAGGTTTGGCGGAGCATGCAGTGTTAGAATACTGCGGGGAAAATTATATTACAAAATGTAATAAGATCTATTCTGAAGAACAGTTGAAAAACTGGTGGAAACGTTGGTTTTACCCAAATCTTTCGACAAGAAGAGAAAAAAAATTACACGATTCGCTAATGTATGGTAGAAAAATGTTTCCATTCATGGTAGGATATTCAGTAGGCTTTTTTTTAATTTCAGAATTCAGAAAAAAAGAAAACTTTTCTACAAAAACATTTATTGGAGAACCGGCGGAAACATTCTTGTCATATATCGACGAAATCTCCTAG
- a CDS encoding ABC transporter ATP-binding protein produces MSGKTTTQSEAPLLEVKNLETAFKIDGQYHNAVDNVSFNVKPRQIVGIVGESGCGKSVMSLSIMKLLPKENGKIRSGEIKFAGTNLENMTDKQINKIRGKDMAMIFQEPMTALNPVFSIGYQIEEVLHNHMTISKKEARLKSIALLKSVGISRPEKIVEEYPHQLSGGMRQRVMIAIAIACQPKLLIADEPTTALDVTVQAQILELLKEIQSVNDMAIIMITHDLGVVAEICDEVIVMYAGRVVEKTDVDTLFHDPKHPYTELLMGAIPKLDEEKEELATIKGIVPSLKNMPSTGCRFAARCPKAMPECTQITPQLGETDEGHEVACLLYETSRPKEGMNVS; encoded by the coding sequence ATGAGCGGAAAAACAACAACTCAATCTGAAGCACCTTTGCTTGAGGTTAAGAACTTAGAAACTGCTTTTAAAATTGATGGCCAGTACCACAATGCAGTAGACAATGTATCCTTTAACGTAAAGCCACGTCAAATTGTCGGAATAGTTGGTGAATCCGGCTGTGGAAAGAGTGTAATGTCACTTTCCATTATGAAGCTTTTGCCAAAAGAAAATGGTAAGATTCGCAGTGGTGAAATTAAGTTCGCTGGAACAAACCTTGAAAACATGACCGACAAACAAATCAATAAGATCCGTGGTAAGGATATGGCCATGATCTTCCAAGAACCGATGACAGCACTAAACCCAGTGTTCTCAATCGGGTACCAAATAGAAGAAGTATTACACAACCATATGACCATTTCTAAGAAGGAAGCTCGCTTAAAATCTATCGCTCTATTAAAGAGTGTTGGGATTTCTCGCCCAGAAAAGATAGTTGAAGAGTATCCTCACCAACTCTCTGGTGGAATGCGTCAACGTGTCATGATCGCAATAGCCATTGCATGCCAACCAAAGTTACTTATTGCCGATGAGCCTACTACAGCGTTGGATGTAACTGTACAAGCCCAAATCTTAGAGCTACTAAAAGAAATCCAATCTGTAAATGACATGGCTATCATCATGATTACCCATGACCTTGGTGTGGTAGCTGAGATTTGTGATGAAGTTATCGTTATGTATGCAGGTAGAGTAGTAGAAAAGACTGATGTCGATACATTGTTCCATGATCCTAAACACCCATATACTGAATTACTAATGGGTGCAATTCCTAAGCTTGATGAAGAGAAAGAGGAACTTGCAACGATTAAAGGTATTGTTCCTTCATTAAAGAATATGCCTAGTACGGGTTGTAGATTCGCAGCTCGCTGTCCAAAAGCCATGCCTGAATGTACACAAATTACTCCGCAACTTGGAGAAACAGATGAAGGGCATGAGGTTGCTTGCTTACTCTATGAAACTAGCAGGCCGAAAGAAGGGATGAACGTATCATGA